A genome region from Paramisgurnus dabryanus chromosome 12, PD_genome_1.1, whole genome shotgun sequence includes the following:
- the psma8 gene encoding proteasome subunit alpha-type 8, whose protein sequence is MAARYDRAITVFSPDGHLFQVEYAQEAVKKGSTAVGIRGKDIVVLGVEKKSVAKLQEERTVRKICALDEHVCMAFAGLTADARIVINRARVECQSHRLTVEDPVTVEYITRYIATLKQRYTQSNGRRPFGISALIVGFDYDGTPRLYQTDPSGTYHAWKANAIGRSAKTVREFLEKNYTDEAIATDNDAIKLAIKALLEVVQSGGKNIELAVIRRNQPLKILESKEIETLVAEIEKEKEEEAEKKKQKKSS, encoded by the exons ATGGCTGCAAGATATGACAGAGCTATAACAGTGTTTTCCCCTGATGGTCACCTGTTTCAAGTGGAATATGCTCAGGAGGCAGTGAAGAAGGGCTCAACTGCT gTTGGAATCAGGGGAAAGGATATTGTTGTCCTGGGTGTTGAGAAGAAGTCGGTGGCAAAGCTTCAGGAGGAGAGAACCGTCAGGAAAATCTGTGCTCTGGATGAGCATGTGTGCATGGCCTTTGCAG GTCTAACAGCAGATGCCAGAATTGTCATCAACAGAGCGAGAGTAGAGTGCCAGAGTCACAGACTTACAGTAGAGGACCCAGTTACTGTAGAGTACATCACCCGCTACATCGCCACACTTAAACAG CGTTACACTCAAAGCAATGGACGTCGTCCCTTTGGTATCTCTGCTCTTATTGTGGGTTTTGACTACGATGGCACTCCACGTCTATATCAGACAGACCCCTCTGGAACATACCATGCATGGAAG GCAAACGCAATCGGCCGTAGCGCGAAGACGGTGAGGGAGTTTTTGGAGAAAAACTACACAGACGAAGCCATCGCTACTGATAACGATGCCATCAAACTGGCCATCAAAGCCTTACTAGAG GTTGTGCAATCCGGGGGCAAGAACATCGAGCTGGCTGTGATCCGAAGGAATCAGCCCCTAAAG ATCCTAGAGTCCAAAGAGATCGAAACGCTGGTTGCTGAAATAGAGAAGGAAAAAGAAGAGGAGGCAGAGAAGAAAAAGCAAAAGAAGTCTTCATAA